A segment of the Macrotis lagotis isolate mMagLag1 chromosome 8, bilby.v1.9.chrom.fasta, whole genome shotgun sequence genome:
ggaaattgAAGAATATATCTATGTTTAAGGTAGGCATTCTCAATCTAGATTtcattatcttaaaaataaaattttataggaGTATTTCAAAATCATTGATTCCTTTTGCAATCCTATGTATCTCATTTTATGCACTCAAAAATTCTGAGCTTCACAAGACTACAAAAACAGTTCacaacacaaaaaaagattaaaaaacacaGGTCTGGGATGAGAATTCTTATCTAAATAAGAGATAGAAGTGACCACAAAACTTGAAAGGTTCcagttataaaaaatgaaaaagttctcACAAACAAGATTAGTATAGCAGGAGTAAGAAGAGAAGTCCTtggggcatttaggtggcacagggaatagagcactggctctggagtcaggaggacctgagttcaaatgtgatctcaaatacttaataattacctagctgtgcaactttgggcaagtcacttaactccattgccttgttaaaaggaaaaaaaggaagaaaagcctTTAACTGGGGGAGGGagaatctttgttttatttatcacTAATATTCAAGATatttaatagtagtagtagtagtcgtcGTCATATTAATAGTGagtaatgatagctaacatttatactaTCACtataagttttgcaaagtattttataggtatgttctcattttatccttaaaacaatcctgggagacagATATTActttttgtctccattttacagataaggaaactgaaacagacagtaggtaaatgacttgcccaggattacatagtTAGTTAGTGTAtggtgctggatttgaactcaggtctgcctgactcctaGACCTACCAGACTATCCATTTTACCTCCTTGTTCCCTTTTAGTGTGTATATGGAGTTGATAGAAATCTTAAGAATTAGATGCCCAGTAGATAAATGGTTCAAAAGAtgtgaacaggtagttttcaaaagaGCTGGAAACTTTGGACCCATACCATATTTGAGAGACTACTAAGAATAAtaacacaaaaattaaaattttaatgctAAGAATACTTAGCATTTCTAGGTCTTTCGGATGACAACCATCAAGTTAACAAAAATATCTATGAAAAGACATACACACTAATGAATTATtatatatctttgattttttgtGGAAATGGTCCAATGATCCAATATCGTTTATTATTAAGTCAGAAAAACCATTCAGTTTTACATACCAGTAGACCCAATGATAGCTCTATGAGTCATATAATCCAAGAAGGTCAAAGACAGGAGAGAAAAATCTCCTATATATCAAAAtgtttaaagcagctctttttatgatggCCAAGAACTGGAAAAGCATCTTGGCTCAGTGGTTTAAGAGCAAACCTCAGAATTAGGATAATCAGGATtaaaatcccacttctgacataCAATATCAGAGCCCTCAAAAGAACTAAACCAGAAAATATGAACTACATACAACATATTTTAAACTCTTTAACTTAATTTTCCCCAGGCAGTACTGTTATCCTCTGTTAACACTGATAAAATGACAGGTATGGAATTTCTGATACATAGATGAAGAAAAGTAATTTCTGTTTCTGCCATTctgtattttgtctttgactttgtAATTTTAGGAGCTGATTTTGGAATCTCTTTAACTATGAAACATCCATTGACTTTTACCAAATTACACATAAATCTCCACATGGTCCTGAAAAATGTGGTGGCATAATTGAATCCAAAGTTGATATTGCCTAAATGGAGacttaaaaataaagacagtCATTTGGAACATGACTTTTCTGAACACCTGGCATCCCAGAAgatcaaaatataaatgaattgtaCTTATTCCTTAAATTGATTTCTGTAAACATGAATATTTGTGGATGCCAAAGGTGAAtctataaaatttcatttctggaaattcttaattcttttttactATCACATTGAATAATAGCCTTTCATTACATATGGATAAATGTCACAGTACTAACAAGGCTAGCTTTAAATATGTattaatacaaaaggaaaaaatcattttatgaaagCCCTTAGTTGATTGCAGCCTATGTTGAGGCAATACCAATCAGGCATTTTGGATGTTTTGgttcctttttatgatttctatttccTCTAATAAACTATTTTAGTAAAAATGATGGATATAAATTTATAATCTACCCTGCTCTTACTACTTCTGAAATCCAAATTTAAGtcccctttctttttaaaaaatattgagattttttttgtatctatgtTTATTCTAGATCAGCGCTTTTTAGTGTGATCCACAGTTCCTTGGAGGTCCCTGAGAACCTTTTAGAGACTCAACATAGTCAAATatgttttcataataatactaaggtTTTTTTGCCTACTACTAaaatacttttccctttttcatctttgtaactGGGTATGGcttgattttcttcatatatgtcAACCAAAACAATATATCATAATAGATTAAAATGTGGAAGAAGAATAAGAAACTCGCTTGTCAGTGATAATACAGAGATTCTTGAACATATGTAAAACAATGCAGCTCTTCTCACtaatttttatttggaaaaattgtttttcataaaatatttatgtgaCAAAATTCAGTTACAACTTCTAATGTCGTAAATATCAACAACTATAATTCATATAACCAAAGTTTTTGCTTAAGAGTGTAAAggggtcctgagttcaaaaaatTTGAGAACTTCTGGCATAGAAAATATTTGGGAGAGGGACTTAAATATgtgtcttcagatatttgaaggactgtcttGAAGATGAGGAATTAGATTGGTTCCATTTGGTATTAGAGTAGTGAACtaataaaaaagaacagaatttacAAAGAGGCAGAGTTCAGGTCCATCCAAGATATATTCCCTAATGACCAGAATTATCTAAAAACTGAATGAGCTATCTACTAGGCAATGGTTTCTTCTCACTGAAGGTCTTTAAGTAGGGACTGGATGATTACTTGTCAAGAGATGGAGATGCTATTCCCATTAAGATAAAGGTTGGACTGGAGATCCTTTCTGAATTTCCCATAATTCTTGGAAGTGGTTTATTTATGACTTATAATGTCTAAGGTATTGCTTTTGACATACCTTTAAGTCAACATTGTAAGCAAACTTAGAAGTAAAAGAATGTTATATATCTagtgaaatgaagaaaacaatcatCCTTAATGCTAATTTATTGACAGAGATCTTTCTTATACCTAAGGAAGCcacattaaaacataaaaattcatAGAAGCAATGAATTGCTGAACTAAAGCTTCAAAGGGGGCTTAGTTTACTCATTGGGAATTGTTTACAACAGTATAATCAGCTTCATAATTTATGTCCCATAACTTTGCCAATTAAATAGTTCCTATCCTTTTAGACTTTATCTCAAGAAAATCTTAGATAAGTTCAGGCTTTTGATATTTTACAAagtcagataaagaaaaaaactagctATAATGAGTAGAAAATCCAAATTAACCTTAGTACAAGGAAGACTCGAGTCACCCTAGATATTTTCATCAGTCCTGtggaaataaaaggagaaaagagttttaattaagaaaatatatcaTCTCCAAATTCACAAACATTTCACAAACAACTTTACAGTgaattatgtaataaaaatgcTTGTTAAGTTTAGCATAAAACCACAGAGTAAATAAATTTGTATAAAGGGACCCTTAAACTGAAAAACGAAGTCTtagcaaaagataaataaatttgcATAAGATAAACACCATTTCAATAAAAGAAACTATTTTGTTAGAAAATTACTTCCCCCCAATGAATGGAAACTTACTCTACTTTTTCACTGCCAAGGTAAACATAAACTTGAATACCTTAGGTCCAAAGCAAAACATAAAGATTCAGAATTTGAAAATCTGAACCACATTTTATTCTTCCTATTGGGACCCagattgttttaaaattaaataagtgAATGTTAGTACTCAGTTTCCATGGACTTTACAGAAGAGAAATCCAACCAGGTCACTGAATTTTTAACCATTTTAGATCTAAGATTGATTCCTTAAAATTAGATTttgaagaggcagctaggtggcatagtggataaagcactggccctggagtcaggagtacctgggttcaaatccagtctcagacacttaataattacctagctgtgtggccttgggcaagccacttaaccccttttgccttgcaaaaataaaacctaaaaaaatattagattttgCTATAACCTCAGTCAGTCAgtcagaatttattaagcatctattatatacCAACCATTGAACAAAGGTCTGATAACCATATATTACCAATCTATTAACTTCCTGTTTtaattatgtataatattctttagaataaatgtttttcccttttggtgTAAGATTTTTAATACcttaaaagttaataaaatttaaaacttttcatgaaTTTAATGActgttaataattatttttctaggaACTCTGTGGAGAGAAAATCAAACAAAGGATTTAAAGAAAGTTCTTAAGGACATCAACAAAGAAATCCCATTGGTATTTGTCAGTGGAAACCATGACATTGGTAATGTTCCTACAGCAGAAGCTATAGATGAGTATCACCAGACTTGGGGAGATGACTATTTCAGCTTCTGGGTTGGAGGAGTGCTTTTTCTTGTCCTGAATTCACAATTATATGTCGATTCCTCTAAGTGCCCCAACTTGAAACAGGCCCAGGACCAATGGCTTGACATCCAACTAGCTATGGCAAAACAGAGGAAGTGCAAGCATGCCATTGTATTCCAGCACATCCCTCTTTTCCTCAAAAATGCCAATGAAGAAGATGATTACTTCAACATAAGTAAACCAGTACGCCAAGAGTTAATGGACAAGTTCATTGATGCAGGTtggttttttactttttcaattttttctttattttcctcattttattttatgaaagttATTTCTACTTTTGGAAGAAATTAAATGGCCTACTGTTTTGAAGTAGTGAAATACatatatcattttcaaaaaataatgtaAGGGAAGGAAGTATAATTTCTAGAGGGATGGAAACTTGGGGTGTTTCCAAGGAAAAATGCTGTCATACaaagaacactggacttagaACCAAAACAACTGGTTTTCAGTCCAGACTCTGCCATTTACaaaccttgtgaccttgggcaatcattttcccttcttaggcttcaatttctttttactaAAATGAAGGGAGTAGACTAGAAGATCTCTAAAAGATTTTCAAAGTTGATTCTCTTAGATCTAAATAGTAAAGCAAAACTTGAAGGGTAGGCATGCAGAACCCCCATCAGACAATCACTATCTTAGCTTTATTATCTGACAAAATTGCTGTGATGACTTCATCATCTatacaaagaacaagaacaataCCATTTCCTCAGATTACAGAAACTTAGCTGAATAGATGAAAGTTAAGAGTAAAATTTCTTACTAGTACCTAAGAAACATTGAGTTGGTAACATCAGTGGTCAAGtacaaaaagatatttaatagttTTGCTTTAGGTCTTCCCAGAGTTTTATGATTAATGAGACATTTCCTGAACCCTAACCttgtgaaaatatatttcaacataatCTGCTATATTTTTGTTCCAGTTATAGATAGGTATTTATTTGGTAGGGAATAGTAAG
Coding sequences within it:
- the CPPED1 gene encoding serine/threonine-protein phosphatase CPPED1 isoform X2, translating into MSEDETDVFSRARGRILDAFPEEKELQWKSPFYFIQGADPQFGLMKAWALGDCSNCGDEWKEEIRLTEQAIQAINKLDPKPKFFVLCGDLVHAMPGTLWRENQTKDLKKVLKDINKEIPLVFVSGNHDIGNVPTAEAIDEYHQTWGDDYFSFWVGGVLFLVLNSQLYVDSSKCPNLKQAQDQWLDIQLAMAKQRKCKHAIVFQHIPLFLKNANEEDDYFNISKPVRQELMDKFIDADPHSPSLPVESLPIFYLLHEVFLHPTAPY